A single genomic interval of Rosistilla ulvae harbors:
- a CDS encoding cobalamin-binding protein, whose amino-acid sequence MRIVSLLPSATEIICGLGLGDQLVGVTHECDSPAMVTGLPKVTHTLIPEEASSREIDALVRERLKTEHALYSLNMPVLESLAPDLIVTQTLCDVCAVSQREVSAAACSLPYAPRVLNLEPTCLSDVLDSIGQVAEAAGCVSQGERSRESLQRRIDTVAQRSRSIGRRPSVMLLEWIDPPFSAGHWNPELVAIAGGDEAIGVPAARSVTTPWETIVDADPEVMIVACCGFDVERAKQDLPILKSYRGWDRLRCVRNDRVYIVDGSAYFSRPGPRLIDSLEILAHALHPATHPLPTQITEGIDFSIERIDRNSPQL is encoded by the coding sequence ATGCGCATCGTTTCCCTGCTTCCCAGCGCGACCGAGATCATCTGTGGTCTGGGACTTGGCGACCAATTAGTCGGCGTCACGCATGAGTGCGATTCCCCGGCGATGGTGACCGGGCTGCCGAAAGTCACCCACACGCTGATCCCCGAGGAGGCCAGCAGTCGCGAGATCGACGCGTTGGTTCGCGAGCGATTGAAGACCGAGCACGCCCTCTATTCACTGAACATGCCAGTTCTGGAATCGTTGGCTCCCGATCTGATCGTGACCCAAACGCTGTGCGATGTTTGCGCTGTCTCCCAACGCGAAGTCAGCGCGGCGGCCTGTTCGCTGCCATACGCGCCGCGAGTGCTGAATCTGGAACCAACCTGCCTGTCCGATGTCTTGGACAGTATCGGGCAAGTCGCCGAAGCAGCGGGATGTGTGTCGCAAGGCGAGCGTTCTCGGGAATCGCTGCAGCGGCGTATCGACACCGTCGCCCAGCGGTCACGATCGATCGGCCGTCGCCCCAGCGTGATGCTGCTGGAATGGATCGATCCACCCTTCAGCGCCGGACACTGGAATCCCGAATTGGTAGCGATCGCTGGGGGCGACGAAGCGATCGGCGTCCCGGCAGCGCGATCGGTGACAACGCCGTGGGAAACGATTGTCGACGCGGATCCCGAGGTCATGATCGTGGCATGTTGCGGTTTCGACGTGGAACGCGCAAAGCAAGATCTACCGATCCTGAAATCGTATCGTGGCTGGGACCGCCTGCGTTGTGTGCGGAACGACCGCGTCTATATCGTCGACGGATCAGCCTACTTCAGTCGCCCCGGGCCTCGTTTAATCGACAGCCTCGAAATCCTAGCGCACGCTCTGCATCCGGCAACGCATCCGTTGCCAACGCAAATCACCGAAGGAATCGATTTTAGTATCGAAAGGATCGACCGGAACTCACCGCAGTTGTAG
- a CDS encoding serine/threonine protein kinase, which translates to MKTQERIDDQQLQIAELLDDYACRLERGDETGAEQLLEAHPELNGSWGMHLDSLRALCRATRDPEPATQDRLDEVAVDGATLGDYRLGREIGRGGMGVVYEATQLSLRRNVALKVLPFAAVLDSQQVARFRNEAQAAASLHHPHIVPVFAVGCERGVHYYSMQLIDGQSLEQVFEESRASQPAHSSGGGAPCRVDSPQNQTTLDAPLPASIPRRLAASVRSKPPVPFADRSTQAAAGDRTQEGTTGCDPDEIQRTVELMICVADALDFAHREGVVHRDVKPSNLLIDSAGKVWVADFGLARVRGLGNLTAEGKVMGTARYMSPEQIAGRQQEIDHRTDIYSLGITLYELLIKRPAFESQDRETLFHAIQHSGPAPLRRMNPAVALDLETIVLKAIAKRKDDRYATAGEMGEDLRRFLEGKPTLARRPTRVELAFRWAVRRQRLVAAIFCVLMLSIAGLTTATLLISQQSRLKDQATARAHLHLDQAHALVDRFGGMMSQRLADLPGGESLRIDVLHEAERYYLDFLQYADHDPSLHSELAKVRFRLAATYRQLGDVQAAETKYQESIAAYESLCEHWQGSDEDQADMALGFHNLAALQKHQGRFRDALANYRTASELQEPLVHQPAAPSRYLVEWSMTQNNLALLLWQSGDDSPVAPRLQRVQRLLNKALETDPDDVSLRQQIVECRNSLVATTMETDLSQAESLLRANLADLQSLAALVAADDSKRVEVKGCFAGQSISCQIAVSENNLATVLGRQGSRGEALEVIRELIHRLTSEIENDPMDRACEEQLAIAENNLGQLIWSGARRGDEVSERDASGEAAAIVAFKAAEEHLRSQTNRCRKTPEPLSRLAAVLHNLGTVDQSRGRTAAAIDYLTEALELQAQAVKQAPFHQGYRKHLEQHRELLDRILSQLKESRSPEGRSLADASDGRLGGGN; encoded by the coding sequence ATGAAGACTCAGGAACGGATCGACGACCAACAACTGCAAATTGCGGAGCTGTTGGACGACTACGCCTGCCGTTTGGAACGCGGAGATGAAACCGGGGCCGAACAGCTGTTGGAAGCCCATCCGGAACTGAACGGTTCTTGGGGGATGCATTTGGATAGCTTGCGGGCGTTGTGCCGGGCGACCCGCGATCCCGAGCCCGCCACGCAAGATCGGCTCGACGAGGTGGCTGTCGATGGGGCGACGCTGGGGGATTACCGCCTGGGACGCGAAATCGGTCGGGGTGGGATGGGAGTCGTCTATGAAGCGACTCAGTTGTCGTTGCGCCGCAATGTGGCGTTGAAAGTTCTTCCCTTTGCCGCGGTGTTGGACAGCCAACAGGTGGCGCGGTTTCGAAACGAAGCCCAAGCGGCGGCATCGCTGCACCATCCCCATATCGTTCCCGTTTTTGCTGTCGGCTGCGAGCGCGGCGTCCATTATTACAGCATGCAATTGATCGACGGCCAGTCGCTGGAACAGGTGTTCGAGGAATCGAGGGCGTCTCAGCCAGCACATTCCAGCGGTGGCGGTGCCCCATGTCGAGTCGACAGTCCCCAAAACCAAACGACGCTCGACGCGCCGTTGCCCGCGAGCATTCCACGTCGGCTTGCGGCATCGGTACGCTCGAAGCCGCCGGTTCCTTTTGCGGATCGGTCGACCCAGGCGGCAGCTGGCGATCGGACGCAGGAAGGTACGACGGGGTGCGATCCCGACGAGATCCAACGGACCGTCGAGCTGATGATCTGCGTTGCCGACGCGCTCGATTTCGCGCATCGCGAGGGAGTCGTTCACCGAGATGTGAAGCCTTCGAATCTATTGATCGATTCGGCGGGAAAGGTTTGGGTGGCTGATTTTGGGTTGGCCCGAGTCCGCGGTCTGGGCAACTTGACCGCCGAGGGAAAGGTGATGGGGACGGCACGGTATATGAGTCCCGAGCAGATCGCTGGGCGGCAACAGGAGATCGATCACCGGACCGACATCTATTCGCTTGGGATCACTTTGTATGAATTGTTGATCAAACGGCCCGCCTTTGAATCCCAAGACCGTGAAACTTTGTTTCATGCGATTCAGCATTCCGGCCCCGCGCCGCTTCGGCGGATGAATCCCGCCGTCGCGCTCGATTTGGAGACGATCGTGCTCAAAGCGATCGCCAAACGAAAGGACGATCGATATGCGACGGCCGGTGAGATGGGAGAAGATTTGCGTCGCTTCTTGGAGGGGAAACCGACTTTGGCGCGACGTCCGACGCGCGTCGAGTTGGCGTTTCGCTGGGCCGTCCGCCGGCAACGGCTCGTCGCTGCGATCTTTTGTGTTTTGATGCTCTCTATCGCCGGGCTGACAACGGCGACGCTGCTGATCTCCCAACAGAGTCGCTTGAAAGATCAAGCCACGGCCCGCGCCCATCTGCATTTGGATCAAGCCCATGCGTTGGTCGATCGCTTCGGCGGAATGATGTCGCAGCGCTTGGCTGATTTGCCCGGTGGAGAATCGCTTCGCATCGACGTGCTGCACGAAGCCGAACGCTATTACTTGGATTTTCTTCAGTACGCCGATCACGATCCCTCGCTTCACTCCGAACTGGCGAAAGTTCGGTTTCGCCTGGCCGCGACGTATCGACAGTTAGGGGATGTTCAAGCGGCCGAAACAAAATACCAGGAATCGATCGCGGCCTACGAGTCACTTTGCGAGCATTGGCAAGGGAGCGACGAGGACCAAGCCGATATGGCGCTCGGGTTTCACAATCTGGCGGCGTTACAGAAGCATCAGGGACGCTTCCGCGATGCGTTGGCCAACTATCGAACGGCCAGCGAATTGCAAGAGCCATTGGTTCACCAGCCCGCGGCTCCGTCGCGGTATTTGGTCGAATGGTCGATGACGCAGAACAATCTCGCTCTGTTGTTATGGCAATCGGGTGACGACTCGCCGGTGGCGCCGCGACTTCAGCGGGTGCAGCGTCTGCTGAACAAGGCGTTGGAGACCGACCCCGACGATGTGTCGCTGCGACAGCAGATTGTCGAGTGTCGCAATTCTTTGGTGGCGACTACGATGGAAACGGATCTCTCCCAGGCGGAGTCGCTGTTGCGGGCGAACCTCGCCGATCTGCAATCACTCGCCGCCTTGGTTGCTGCTGACGATAGCAAACGGGTGGAGGTCAAGGGCTGCTTTGCCGGGCAATCGATCTCTTGTCAGATAGCCGTTTCGGAAAACAATTTGGCGACGGTGTTGGGGCGTCAGGGAAGCCGTGGCGAAGCCTTGGAAGTGATCCGCGAACTGATCCACAGATTGACATCCGAGATCGAAAACGATCCGATGGATCGGGCCTGCGAAGAACAACTGGCGATTGCGGAGAACAATCTCGGCCAATTGATTTGGAGCGGTGCCAGGAGGGGCGATGAGGTGAGCGAGAGAGATGCTAGCGGTGAGGCAGCGGCGATCGTAGCGTTCAAGGCGGCGGAAGAACACCTGCGGTCTCAAACCAACCGATGCCGGAAGACTCCTGAGCCCTTGAGCCGGTTAGCTGCAGTGCTGCATAATCTGGGAACGGTCGACCAATCTCGCGGTCGAACCGCAGCGGCGATCGACTATTTGACCGAAGCGTTGGAGTTGCAAGCACAGGCGGTTAAACAGGCCCCGTTTCACCAGGGATATCGAAAACACTTAGAACAACACCGCGAACTGCTCGATCGAATTCTGAGTCAGTTGAAGGAATCGCGATCCCCCGAAGGTCGATCGCTCGCCGACGCGAGCGATGGTCGTTTGGGCGGCGGAAACTAG
- a CDS encoding sigma-70 family RNA polymerase sigma factor, translating into MANQIESDATIDLFRCAVDGDRASLDRLLASYSGYLNVLSRMHLDRRIQHRVSPSDVVQETLLEVHRDFPNFRGERIEEFTGWLRRVLVHNIAAAVETHLVAAKRSVRAEQVLESLSASVDQSHQRLASLAADQQRSPASEADHQESLSELAAALERLPPDYRTVIVLRHIDGLPFSDVADRMQRSAGAVRMLWLRAIEHLRIAMDQQV; encoded by the coding sequence ATGGCGAATCAAATCGAGTCCGATGCAACGATCGACCTGTTTCGCTGCGCGGTCGACGGCGATCGCGCGAGCCTTGATCGGCTGCTCGCTAGCTATTCGGGCTATCTGAATGTGCTCTCACGGATGCACTTGGATCGCCGGATTCAGCACCGGGTTAGCCCGTCGGATGTGGTTCAGGAGACCCTGCTGGAGGTGCATCGGGATTTTCCCAATTTCCGTGGGGAACGGATCGAAGAATTCACCGGTTGGTTGCGTCGCGTGCTGGTCCATAACATCGCCGCCGCCGTCGAGACCCATCTGGTCGCGGCGAAGCGAAGCGTTCGAGCCGAACAGGTGCTCGAAAGCTTATCCGCTTCGGTCGATCAATCGCATCAACGCTTGGCGTCGTTGGCTGCCGATCAACAGCGGTCCCCAGCATCGGAAGCGGACCATCAAGAATCGCTCTCCGAATTGGCGGCAGCCTTGGAGCGGTTGCCGCCGGACTATCGGACCGTGATCGTTTTGCGACACATCGATGGTCTCCCATTTAGCGACGTGGCCGATCGAATGCAGCGGTCGGCCGGCGCGGTTCGGATGTTGTGGCTGCGGGCGATCGAGCATCTTCGCATAGCAATGGATCAGCAAGTATGA